Proteins encoded together in one Urocitellus parryii isolate mUroPar1 chromosome 3, mUroPar1.hap1, whole genome shotgun sequence window:
- the LOC144253946 gene encoding uncharacterized protein LOC144253946, whose protein sequence is MPASSTIHVLQVLRELLAFVLLSYTVLIGALLLAGWTTYFLVLK, encoded by the coding sequence ATGCCGGCGTCGTCCACCATCCACGTGCTGCAGGTGCTGCGGGAGCTGCTCGCCTTCGTTCTCCTCAGCTACACGGTGCTCATCGGGGCGCTGCTGCTGGCCGGCTGGACCACCTACTTCCTGGTGCTGAAGTGA